In Plasmodium vivax chromosome 10, whole genome shotgun sequence, the sequence TCTACTTTGATATTATGGATTTATCTATCTGAACTTTGTGTATTAATGACTCCTGCATCACCTTttggttgtttttttggcttcttcccctcctgtTGGTGCTCTAAGATTTTTACAGTCTTTAATTTCTTCACAAGAATATactatttcttttttgaattcAACAGGCTGTTCTCCATGAAATGCGGGATAACTAGGACATATGGAGTCTTTAGTacatatttctttctttttttttttttaaatactcatcactgtataaaaattttttggaaactttttcataacatttctctaaatattttttctaattatttatatattcatttattttttctatttttcaaaaatttcgTACACATATTGTTCAAATTAAGCCATTTGTCCTTTAATGTTCAATAAAATGTCAACATATTTCCCCATGCATTTCTGGTCATTCCAAATATTGATACCGTCATAATTTGAAATAGTTATTCCTCTCCCCATTCTAAATACATTAATTGTTATTacagcctttttttttcttttaataaatacTATGGGGAAACAAATTTAGGCATATCAGTggaaatttttgcaatttataatttaatattttcgtATTATTATTTCGGATTATTACGTTTGAATAAATGGAAATAGcagtataaataaatggtataaaataatatccTTTGTTATAtcatttggttttttttaatgtgaatgtgtgaattttttgaaataaacacatttgaaaccataaaaattattgaacTCGGAAATATTCCTTTAAAGtatttgcaacatttttatgcattaAATAAATcgtaaatgaaaatatatgcaaacaTGATGTTTTGAAATTAAACGGAATTAAATTTCCATATTCACTTAGAGCTCATATATTTTGACCAAATgctataaaaaagaaaacgtcCAAATGTTACATTTATATagaattcacaaaaaaagcagagttcatttaatgaattattatttgcatatgtgtatatttattttgtttccatttATAGTAAGACAACGAGCAGAATCATGAAGTATctaaattttcctttataaACTTCCATTTACTACGTTTTGCCATCATAGATTTTTTATAGAAATGGCTACTAGAAAAAGAAGTACAGTCTTATTCTGATTGCAAACAAATCTTTGAGTACTTGTACATTTCTGCCACTGTTATTAATATGATTATCCATTTTAAGTTTTGCAcgaatgtatataaaaataacagtaaaaaattaataaattataagcTTTACTTTATAATTCTAAAAACTTATTTGCTATTAAAATGTCTATTTAACAGATAAGGAAATAGTGAAATTGTAcagctttaaaaattaacagtttatatttttcttgtaTATTTAAATCGCATTGAATTTTCtagaaaaaattgctttGTTATCTATATAGTTGctttaacataattttaagCTTATAGCGATAGTCTTTTTGAAGGAACATTTTTACGATTACGTTACAGtacaattgaaaaaattgataatatTAACTTTGGATTATTTAGATAAACATTTTAGGTcattgtacattttttaagaatgTTTAACTtgtatatgaataaaaaaaatccatatttttaatgttaaaacatcaaaaaaattaataaatttgataaaatattcctaagaaattatataattttgtctaagcataaataaatatatataaaccaAAAAATACCGTAAAATGTCAACGtctttatacatataattttgttcaattttttatggaaataaatattcaaaCAATGGCAATACAtattgactttttttttttctacattttttacttattctgttttatgaaaaaatatttaagcaTTGCTAAAAAGCAATATTttgacattaaaaaaataaaaattataaaaccCTATAtgcataacatttttaagatacgaattttacaaaaaagtttttttgtaagaaaatttttataacatgcTATGaggcatatatttatataatgtagTGTTAGCCAAAGGATTGCTACtggaatttataaaaacaacgaataataaagtaattaaaaaggcCTATTCCTTTTAACAGGAAAAGCATCGTTATCATTACATAGTGTCATAAATGAAGTAACTGTAATTACgaaaaatttgatttttatgTAGACAATATTTATAAGATAGTAGTATTAGCTAGCAAACATTTCCATGCAAATTATAGTAGCCTAAACTTGTGACGGTTTAAAAATACTAGTTCTATTTCGTTTTAGCCAATGCGCTGCTAGTATGTAGcgttataataaattaaaatttgcaaaaagatCATTTGTTACGTGGTATTACAGATTGATATATTCTCCATTTTCTGTGAACGTTTATGCATAATTAATAAGatccattttgcataattatgGTATGATGCTGCTATAGTTTGATTGAAAGTAAAAGTAAGAAAACTGTTTAATTGCTAAAAAggtgtattatttttaaaaatgacataGGTAACGCATAATATAGCAGTAGATAaagctttttaatttttcactagtacatatatacgtaatTATAAGCATCATCGTTTTGCTCAGCTTCTTTATTTCATAGCAGGATGGCAGCTTCAACAGGAAACAGTTGGgtatgtttacatttttatcatacaAATGGATTACTATTGGGACATTATATATTCTGAGACCTATAAAGTACTCTTTCTtgaatgataaatattatctaCATAAtacttttctcttttcaacATAAATAACAGGATGAAGCATTGCTACATTTACCTGCATATCAAAAATATAAGGAGTTTGATAGTGTGGACATTTCAAAAGAAACCACCAGTCAATGCAATAACCTAGGAAGTAAGGAAGAAAGTGATAAAACACTTTGTAAAAAGATAGCACAGAATTTAAGAAAGTTATCTACTTTACAGGGTGATGAGCTTAAAAATGGTTGTTATTACTTCCAGCATTGGTTCTATGAACAGATAGCGAAAACATACTATGAtggaaagaataaaaataataaatatcatGTTGGTGAGACACTTTTTGATATAATAGCATTATTTATATCAACATATCCTAAATTGGAACCTTGCCGATGTTATGTATCTGGTAAACCTGAATATTGGGAAGAAGAGAAATATTTGCAcgactattttaaaaattatcaagATATTAAATGCAGTAATTCTAGTAAAGATAGGTGCGAAAAATATATCCAGTATGTTACTTATATTAATAGATTATTCCCAGCAAAAGAAGATACATGTTGTGATGAAGGAGAATTAATAGAAGATTTTTGCAAACCCTATTTCAATTGTGAAAATAAGTTTAGTCCTGAGAAGTTATTAACTCAGTTAAAAACAGAACTTCAGTCATTAGGCACAAAAGCGGAGGCGCCACGTGAGGGAGGTACAGTTGGAGGGGTAGTAGATGCTAAGGCAAAACCTGGAGCTGCAGAATCTGAAGGGGCAGAATCTGGAATACCGAAACCTGCAGCAGCAAAACCTGCACCTGCAAAACCTGTAGCGACAAGCCCAGCACCTTCAGAACGTGCACCTGCAAAACCCGTAGCGGCAAAACCTGCAGCGACAAAACCTGCAACGACAAAACCTGCAAAGGAAGAATCTGAAGGGGAAGATCCTGCAGGCGCAAAACCTGTAGCGGCAAAACCAGCACCGGGAGAAGCTGTACCTGCAAAACCCGTAGCAGCAAAACCTGTGGCGACAGAGTCAGCAGCGCCAGAACGTGCACCAGAAGCACCTGAACCAAAAAGATCTCAACCTGAAATACCTGCACGGGAAGTACCTGAACAGGCAGTTGTTGAAACGGCAGAAACTTTGCAACATGAAGAAAGTTTGAGTCCCCCGCCAATGGAAGGCTCTGAACCGAGTGTTCAAGAAGTATCATCTTATAATTCAGAGCTTGCAAGTAACGGAGTTCCTCTGACCATTGCGGATTCCCCTAATACCTTAGGAACTACAAATGAAGAGTTGgactcaaatttttttagtaacaTCATCATGGCCGTTGCAGTACTTGgaacaattttcttccttttctactaCAACAGGGTAATTGCACATTCGATTTTGTGATATCTGAATATTGTGTTGGTAACTACAAATTATTATTCTTCTAAATGTACGCTTACAAAGCAAGTATATATTTACGCGttttacatttcatttttgtattagTCCGCTCGATTAGAATCAAGTTCTCGcaaaaagaaacagaagaagggaaaaatatttgagcataattattacgaagagtatgaaaaagaattaccAATGTATGATTCAGAAGAAACGTTTGTAGATTCCGAAATGGATCGATTATATTTGAATTACCACCCTGATCAAGActcatattattaattatgtaCATGAGGTGAAAACAATCATAATAGTCATTTTGAAAGGAATCCATAGTGAAACTTATTgcgtatttattattattaggtatagtaaaaaagaacgaaaaCGATGATACACATAGAAATTGTACTAGttatgtaatttaaaaaCCATCCACATGTTTTACCTATGACGAGAATATTTGGAagataataaattatgcaaataatacaaatgtttaaaatataatattattaaatagaacagtatgtttttaatttaaacatTATTTAAACATCAGCGATATCATAGtgactaaaaaaaaatttaataaatattttaaaataaaaatacgtccattatatatataaaggatatcttttaataaaaaaatctctaagaagatgaaaaaacattaaacgaatgatataatttttttaactggataatatatatataagaaattaattaaaacatgTTGCACAATAATGtggaattttatataaacattttaaggCTATAATAACTGTTATATTTAACTAGCATAAGACACTATAGCATTTAAACTTGTATTTTCATATAAGCATATTTGTCagtgtaatatataaattaagaattaacacttgtttttttcgttattttatttgttttataaaatattgcttttttttgtatatccAATTTACTGCTTTgataacataattatttgttattttttgtttatgattaaaatatgtaaatatatatttttttaatgtcaaATTGCCTATTTTTAAGATAAACGCATTTTATGCATGCTAAAACATGCTAGAAATACTCATGCTATAATTTAATGTGtacaagtaaaaaaatagtttgTATTATAACtaggaatatatttttcatattcattATCTTTAGgttattatatgatataaatgtatagttattacatatatatcaagaaaaaagggtaagGGATGTCTTATacatatgaaatataaaagtaatataatttgttgtccaaaaagaaaaaaatcctgACGCCaaatatattgtaaatatgaagaaaaattaagatATGTTCTTAGTactatttttcctttatttattatatcaaTTCCCATGAAtttctaaaaaattaattacgcCAATTCGTAATAGTTTTAAAGtttaaattatgtattcttttatattagatgtcttaaaaatgttttatttt encodes:
- a CDS encoding variable surface protein Vir 12, putative (encoded by transcript PVX_097525A) yields the protein MAASTGNSWDEALLHLPAYQKYKEFDSVDISKETTSQCNNLGSKEESDKTLCKKIAQNLRKLSTLQGDELKNGCYYFQHWFYEQIAKTYYDGKNKNNKYHVGETLFDIIALFISTYPKLEPCRCYVSGKPEYWEEEKYLHDYFKNYQDIKCSNSSKDRCEKYIQYVTYINRLFPAKEDTCCDEGELIEDFCKPYFNCENKFSPEKLLTQLKTELQSLGTKAEAPREGGTVGGVVDAKAKPGAAESEGAESGIPKPAAAKPAPAKPVATSPAPSERAPAKPVAAKPAATKPATTKPAKEESEGEDPAGAKPVAAKPAPGEAVPAKPVAAKPVATESAAPERAPEAPEPKRSQPEIPAREVPEQAVVETAETLQHEESLSPPPMEGSEPSVQEVSSYNSELASNGVPLTIADSPNTLGTTNEELDSNFFSNIIMAVAVLGTIFFLFYYNRSARLESSSRKKKQKKGKIFEHNYYEEYEKELPMYDSEETFVDSEMDRLYLNYHPDQDSYY